One window of Papaver somniferum cultivar HN1 chromosome 9, ASM357369v1, whole genome shotgun sequence genomic DNA carries:
- the LOC113314101 gene encoding S-norcoclaurine synthase 2-like, whose protein sequence is MRYELINEFDVGASADDIWAVYSSPDLPRLIVELLPGVFEKIDVVEGNGGLGTVLHLVYPHGSVPLSYKEKFITMDNHKRLKEVRQIEGGYLEMGCTFYMDSFQILKKTHDSCTIRSITKYEVSAELAEKVSSHISVESLVDMARAISKYVIENNEKKKAEDPSTCSGEGHEKKHGHLHRIWISLFGK, encoded by the exons ATGAGGTATGAACTTATAAATGAATTCGACGTCGGAGCATCAGCCGACGATATTTGGGCAGTTTACAGCTCTCCTGATCTCCCAAGACTCATAGTTGAATTACTTCCTGGTGTTTTTGAAAAGATCGATGTCGTCGAAGGTAACGGTGGTCTTGGCACGGTTCTTCACCTCGTCTATCCTCATG GATCTGTGCCACTTTCTTACAAGGAGAAGTTTATAACCATGGATAATCATAAACGACTGAAAGAAGTGCGACAGATCGAAGGAGGATATCTGGAGATGGGCTGTACATTTTACATGGATAGTTTCCAAATCCTAAAGAAAACTCATGATTCATGCACCATAAGATCGATTACCAAATACGAAGTTAGCGCCGAGCTCGCAGAGAAAGTTTCTTCTCATATCAGTGTGGAGTCCCTTGTTGATATGGCTCGAGCCATCTCAAAGTACGTTATCGAAAACAACGAGAAAAAGAAGGCAGAAGATCCTTCAACTTGTTCCGGAGAAGGCCATGAAAAAAAGCATGGTCATTTGCATAGGATTTGGATTTCTTTGTTTGGTAAGTAA